Proteins encoded together in one Benincasa hispida cultivar B227 chromosome 1, ASM972705v1, whole genome shotgun sequence window:
- the LOC120085369 gene encoding lysine histidine transporter 1-like: MGTEGPSKTRNDSGHNDGINKTKEQKAIDDWLPITSSRNAKWWYSAFHNVTAMVGAGVLSLPSAMSNLGWGPGVAVLVLSWIITLYTLWQMVEMHEMVPGKRFDRYHELGQHAFGEKLGLYIVVPQQLIVQVGTNIVYMVTGGQSLKKFHDIVCPRCKSIQLTYFIMIFASVQFVLSHLPSFNSMSGISLAAAVMSLTYSTIAWTTSIAKGVQPDVDYGFKASTTPGKVFNFLNALGDVAFAYAGHSVVLEIQATIPSTPEKPSKRAMWKGVVVAYIVVALCYFPVALIGYWTFGNSVKDNILISLEKPAWLIALANMFVVIHVIGGYQIYAMPVFDMIETVLVKKLHFKPSFILRFIARNVYVGLTMFIGITFPFFGGLLGFFGGFAFAPTTYFLPCVIWLLIYKPKRFGLSWCTNWICIILGVLLTVLSPIGGMRNIILQAKNYHFYS, from the exons ATGGGAACTGAAGGTCCATCAAAAACAAGGAATGACAGTGGCCACAACGAT GGCATCAATAAGACAAAGGAACAAAAAGCAATAGATGATTGGCTTCCAATTACTTCTTCAAGAAATGCAAAGTGGTGGTATTCTGCCTTCCACAATGTCACCGCCATGGTTGGTGCTGGTGTCCTTAGTCTTCCATCGGCTATGTCAAACCTTGGATG GGGTCCTGGTGTGGCTGTGTTGGTACTGTCATGGATTATCACTTTATATACATTATGGCAAATGGTGGAGATGCATGAAATGGTTCCTGGGAAAAGGTTTGATAGATACCATGAGCTTGGTCAACATGCTTTTGGTGAGAAATTAGGCCTTTACATTGTAGTACCTCAACAACTGATTGTTCAAGTTGGTACCAACATAGTTTATATGGTCACCGGGGGACAATCGCTGAAAAAGTTCCACGACATCGTGTGCCCGAGATGCAAGAGTATCCAATTAACTTACTTTATCATGATCTTCGCCTCGGTTCAATTTGTACTTTCCCACCTTCCCAGCTTCAACTCCATGTCTGGTATTTCTTTGGCTGCAGCTGTTATGTCCTTGAC TTATTCAACGATTGCTTGGACAACTTCTATCGCAAAGGGTGTTCAGCCTGATGTGGATTATGGATTCAAAGCTAGTACTACACCAGGGAAAGTTTTTAACTTCTTAAATGCTCTGGGAGATGTGGCTTTTGCATATGCAGGGCATAGTGTGGTGCTGGAGATCCAAGCAACGATCCCATCTACACCAGAGAAGCCCTCAAAAAGAGCTATGTGGAAAGGGGTCGTTGTCGCTTATATAGTTGTTGCTCTGTGCTACTTCCCTGTTGCTTTGATTGGATACTGGACGTTTGGAAATTCTGTCAAAGACAACATTTTGATCTCACTGGAGAAACCTGCATGGCTTATTGCATTGGCTAACATGTTTGTTGTCATCCATGTTATAGGAGGTTACCAG ATATATGCAATGCCAGTGTTTGACATGATAGAAACTGTATTGGTGAAGAAACTGCATTTCAAGCCTAGTTTTATACTTCGATTTATTGCTCGTAACGTTTATGTTG GACTTACCATGTTCATTGGCATTACCTTCCCCTTCTTTGGTGGTCTACTTGGATTCTTTGGAGGATTTGCCTTTGCCCCTACAACATATTTC CTTCCCTGTGTTATATGGCTTCTCATATACAAACCGAAAAGGTTCGGGTTATCTTGGTGCACTAATTGG ATATGCATCATACTTGGAGTGCTTCTAACTGTTCTATCACCTATTGGAGGAATGAGAAATATCATACTTCAAGCCAAAAACTACCATTTCTACTCATAA
- the LOC120085377 gene encoding TLC domain-containing protein At5g14285-like encodes METHLNPLPFFFSIFFTIYIFAYFLLFRNWSPKIRPEAASCAISFVHGTPAVFLASGAILTDAGRGFASSNTDLQNTVLDYSIAYFLMDLLHYIIFFPSDLLFIAHHLVTLFVFVTCRYLVSHGAYAILVLLILAEVTSFCQNAWTLARARRADVEFANTVYNLLSPPFYVLYSIVRGFVGPYFLYKMGEFFFNGGAETVIPKWVWMSWIFVVAAAISVSILWITNLWVELYREKSSKLEKKKAR; translated from the coding sequence ATGGAAACCCATCTGAATCCTCTCCctttcttcttttcaatcttcTTTACGATCTATATTTTTGCTTATTTCCTTTTGTTTCGTAATTGGAGCCCTAAGATCCGGCCGGAAGCTGCGAGTTGCGCAATTTCCTTCGTTCATGGTACCCCCGCCGTGTTCTTAGCCTCCGGCGCCATCCTCACCGACGCCGGTCGTGGTTTTGCCTCATCCAACACAGATCTTCAAAACACCGTCCTCGATTACAGCATCGCTTACTTTCTCATGGATCTGTTACACTATATCATCTTCTTCCCTTCAGATTTGCTCTTCATCGCTCATCATTTGGTCACTCTCTTCGTCTTCGTAACTTGTCGTTACCTTGTCTCTCATGGCGCTTATGCGATTCTTGTCCTTCTCATTCTCGCTGAGGTTACCAGCTTTTGCCAGAACGCTTGGACGCTGGCTAGAGCCAGAAGAGCCGATGTTGAGTTCGCTAATACAGTGTATAATCTTCTGTCTCCTCCTTTTTATGTATTGTATTCGATTGTCAGGGGATTTGTTGGGCCTTACTTCCTTTACAAGATGGGTGAGTTCTTCTTCAATGGAGGAGCTGAGACTGTGATTCCTAAATGGGTTTGGATGTCTTGGATTTTTGTTGTTGCAGCTGCCATTTCTGTGAGTATTTTGTGGATTACCAATCTATGGGTTGAGTTATACAGAGAAAAGAGCAGCaaattggagaagaagaaggcaagGTAG